Part of the Methylophaga nitratireducenticrescens genome is shown below.
CAGTGGGTTGCGAAAACAGTCTCAACTTTACAGGATGTGATTGAAACCCAACCAAATCAGCAAACAGAGAGAAAAGATGGCGAGCTGTCTTAGGGGTTCTCTATCCATGGGGCTTATGCCTGAAAATATTTAGTTGCAGACTGCAAAGGCTATTTACTGACGTTTTTGTAATCATTCTAAACAAGTTAATACCTTAACCACATGGAACCCCAGTAAAAAACCTCGATAGCACTGAGAGCAACCCTTGGAATGGTTTGTAGACCGACCAATATGAACAATAATTGACATTTTTTTGCTCTTGCTCAGAGTCTGATGTTTCTTTTATATGGTGTACTCGAACTGACCTAAGTACATCATCCAGCTTAAGTTTTGCCAAAACTTGATCCAGATCAATTACACAACATGTTGTGCTTTTATTTTTAATAAACACAATATATTGTGTTTTATGTCTTTTTGATTAACCGAGTGTGCTGCGTTAAATAAAGACTAAAGAGGTAGAAATGAGATGACATCTTGTCGCTGTTCGGTGCTGAGTTGCTGACGTTTCTCAACAGAGAAAATGAATTAGGAAGGGGATAAAAATGTACACAGACATAGCCACTGCCACAGACGAGTTATCGGTAGGCAAACTGCCTGACATGGTGATCAAGCGTGACGGCAGACAGGCCCGGTTTGATGCTGAAAAAATCCTTTCGGCGATTCATCATGCAGGAATGGCCACTGAAGAATTTTCTATAGAAGAAGCGCGCCAGTTAACTCTGCAGGTATTAAAAGTGCTGCATCATCGTTACGCAGAAAGCTTGCCCGAGATAGAGCAAATTCAGGACGTGGTTGAACAGGTTTTGATTTCTTCTGATTATTTCCGTACCGCACGTGCTTATATTGTTTACCGAGAACAGCACGGTAAATTACGGCATGATCAAACCACGATAATCAACGTCGAAACCTCAATGAATGAATACCTGCAGCAACTCGACTGGCGGGTCAATGCCAATGCCAACCAGGGTTATTCTCTGGGCGGTTTGATTTTGAACACTGCAGGCAAAGTTACTGCTAACTACTGGCTCAATCATGTTTATCCTGCGGAGGCAGGTTTAGCACACCGTGAAGGCGATCTTCATATTCATGATCTTGATATGTTGGCGGGTTATTGCGCCGGCTGGTCTTTGCGTAACTTGTTAACGGAAGGCTTCAATGGGGTGCCTGGCAAGGTTGAAGCCGGACCGCCTAAGCGTTTTTCCAGTGCCTTGGGCCAAATGGTTAACTTTCTTGGAGCACTGCAGAATGAATGGGCCGGAGCTCAGGCGTTCAGCTCATTTGATACTTATCTGGCGCCTTATGTTCGCAATGAAAATTTAACCTATGATGTGGTGCGTCAAGGGATACAAGAATTTATCTATAACCTTAACGTACCTTCACGTTGGGGAACGCAAACACCTTTTACTAACCTGACTTTTGACTGGGTGTGTCCCGAAGATCTGCGGGAGCAGATTCCGGTAATTGCTGGTAAAGAAATGCCATTTTTTTATGGTGATCTGCAGACAGAAATGGACATGATTAATCAGGCTTATATTGAGGTCATGATTGCCGGTGATGAAAAAGGACGTGTTTTCACCTTCCCTATTCCTACATATAACATTACAAAAGACTTTCCCTGGGAAAGTGATAACGCTGAACGGTTATTTGATATGACCGCCAAATACGGCTTACCTTATTTTCAGAATTTTATTAATTCCGATATGGAACCGGGCCAGGTTCGCTCAATGTGTTGCCGACTGCAACTGGATCTAAGAGAGTTGTTAAAACGAGGTAATGGTTTATTCGGTTCTGCTGAACAAACAGGGTCTATTGGTGTGGTTACAATCAATTGTGCTCGGCTTGGCTACCTTTACAAAAATGATGAACCAGCCTTAATTAAGAGCCTTGACCGGCTGATGGAGCTGGCCAAGAACAGTCTGGAAGTCAAACGCAAGATGATTCAGCGCTATATGGATGGTGGCCTATATCCTTATACCAAACGTTATCTGGGAACCTTGAGAAATCATTTTTCCACTATTGGAGTGAACGGAATTAACGAGATGATCCGTAACTTCAGTGATGATGCCCATGATGTCAGCGATGAGTGGGGCCAGCAATTTGCATTAAGACTACTCACGCATGTTCGAGAAAAATTGATTGTTTTTCAGGATGAAACCGGGCATATGTATAACCTTGAAGCCACTCCTGCCGAGGGTACGACCTATCGTTTTGCCAAAGAAGATCGCAAGCGTTTTGCAGATATTATTCAAGCCGGTACTGAAGCTGCACCTTATTACACCAACTCATCACAGCTGCCAGTGGGGCTGACAGATGATCCCTTTGAAGCTTTATCGCTGCAGGATGAGCTGCAGACACAATATACAGGCGGTACGGTTCTTCACCTTTATATGAATGAACGGATCTCGGATTCACTCGCCTGTAGCACATTGGTCCGACGTGTGCTGGAACGTTTCCGACTTCCTTATATCACGATTACGCCGACATTCTCCATTTGTCCCAAGCATGGTTATCTTGCTGGGGAACACGAGTTTTGTCCGCATTGTGATCAGGAACTACTCGCGGAAAAACACAACGAACAAGTTGTGGCTTAATCATTTATCAACAAGGAGTAATGACATGACAACTAACAATCTTATGACAATAGAGCTGCGTGAAGAAGAACGTCAACGCTGTGAAATCTGGACCCGGGTAATGGGATATCATCGTCCGTTGACGTCATTCAACCCAGGCAAACAAAGCGAGCATGCAGAACGTCGGCATTTCATTGAATCTTCGGCCAATAGCTGATTGTAAAGGAGACGCCATTTAATGGGACTAAAGATTGGTGGGCTGACTTCGTTTACGACCATCGATTTTCCAGGCCATTTGGCTGCAGTCGTTTTTTTTCAAGGCTGTGCTTGGCGTTGTCCCTATTGCCATAATCCGCACCTGCTTGAGGTTGATAAGCAAGGTGATGATTGGGAGAAGTTGCGAGCATTTTTGCAACCAAGACGGGGGTTTCTTGACGGGGTTGTTCTGAGCGGTGGTGAACCGCTACTGCAAACCGGATTAGCAGATGCCATTAACGGCATCAAAGCTATGGGGTTTAAAGTGGCACTTCATACCGCCGGAGCCAACCCTCAAAGGCTTGAAAAATACCTGTCAATGCTTGACTGGGTTGGCCTGGATATCAAAACGACCTTTACAGAGTATTCCCAAATTACCGGAATAAAAGGAAGTGGTGAACAAGTTCAGCAAAGTCTAAAGTCGATTCTGGCCAGTGGTATTGCCTATGAAGTGCGAACTACGGTTGATCCGAATTTCTTTACCCACAAAACAGTTATTGAGTTGGCTGAGAGCCTGGCAGCAGAAGGTGTTACGCACTATGCTTTGCAGGAATGCAGACCAGTTGCAGGCTATCAGATGCAAAAAGCATCTTTATTTCATGACGGTTCACTGGCAGCACAACTTGAAAAGATGTTTTCCCATTTTACGTTACGCTATGGCTAATATTGAATGATGTAATTATCTGATTTTTATATTAAAATGTTTCGCTGTAGTTTTTTCAGTAACGACGTGATCAGCACAGAAATTATTAGAAAAGAAGCTTATTTTTGTTCCGGCCGGTGACGGTACGGTTATTTTTCGGAGGTTTGACAGTGGCACAAAAGACCACATCTTTTTCAGTAAAAACAGGATTGGCCGAAATGCTTAGAGGTGGCGTGATTATGGATGTCACCAATCCACAACAGGCAAAGATTGCCGAAGATGCCGGAGCTGTTGCGGTCATGGCTCTGGAAAGAATCCCTTCTGACATCAGAAAGGATGGTGGCATTGCGCGGATGAGTGATCCGGAGATGATTCGGGAAATTCAGGAAACTGTCACCATTCCAGTGATGGCAAAATGTCGGATTGGTCATTTTGTTGAAGCCCAGATATTACAGGCGCTGGAAATTGATTTTATTGATGAAAGTGAAGTACTGACACCCGCAGATGAAACCAATCATATTTGGAAGCATGAATTTAATGTACCTTTTGTGTGTGGTTGTCGGAACCTGGGTGAAGCGTTACGGCGTATCGGTGAAGGGGCTGCTATGATCCGTACCAAAGGTGAAGCTGGCAGTGGCAACATTGTCGAAGCCGTTCGTCATAT
Proteins encoded:
- the pdxS gene encoding pyridoxal 5'-phosphate synthase lyase subunit PdxS is translated as MAQKTTSFSVKTGLAEMLRGGVIMDVTNPQQAKIAEDAGAVAVMALERIPSDIRKDGGIARMSDPEMIREIQETVTIPVMAKCRIGHFVEAQILQALEIDFIDESEVLTPADETNHIWKHEFNVPFVCGCRNLGEALRRIGEGAAMIRTKGEAGSGNIVEAVRHMRQIQNDMKNLMGLRTEELMAQAKILGAPFDLVRLVAETGKLPVPNFAAGGVATPADAALMMQLGAETVFVGSGIFMSEDPQRRAKAIVEAVTYFEDAQKLAEISAGLKSAMKGLDIAEIPAEQRLQERGW
- the nrdD gene encoding anaerobic ribonucleoside-triphosphate reductase; the encoded protein is MTTNNLMTIELREEERQRCEIWTRVMGYHRPLTSFNPGKQSEHAERRHFIESSANS
- a CDS encoding ribonucleoside triphosphate reductase — encoded protein: MYTDIATATDELSVGKLPDMVIKRDGRQARFDAEKILSAIHHAGMATEEFSIEEARQLTLQVLKVLHHRYAESLPEIEQIQDVVEQVLISSDYFRTARAYIVYREQHGKLRHDQTTIINVETSMNEYLQQLDWRVNANANQGYSLGGLILNTAGKVTANYWLNHVYPAEAGLAHREGDLHIHDLDMLAGYCAGWSLRNLLTEGFNGVPGKVEAGPPKRFSSALGQMVNFLGALQNEWAGAQAFSSFDTYLAPYVRNENLTYDVVRQGIQEFIYNLNVPSRWGTQTPFTNLTFDWVCPEDLREQIPVIAGKEMPFFYGDLQTEMDMINQAYIEVMIAGDEKGRVFTFPIPTYNITKDFPWESDNAERLFDMTAKYGLPYFQNFINSDMEPGQVRSMCCRLQLDLRELLKRGNGLFGSAEQTGSIGVVTINCARLGYLYKNDEPALIKSLDRLMELAKNSLEVKRKMIQRYMDGGLYPYTKRYLGTLRNHFSTIGVNGINEMIRNFSDDAHDVSDEWGQQFALRLLTHVREKLIVFQDETGHMYNLEATPAEGTTYRFAKEDRKRFADIIQAGTEAAPYYTNSSQLPVGLTDDPFEALSLQDELQTQYTGGTVLHLYMNERISDSLACSTLVRRVLERFRLPYITITPTFSICPKHGYLAGEHEFCPHCDQELLAEKHNEQVVA
- a CDS encoding anaerobic ribonucleoside-triphosphate reductase activating protein, which produces MGLKIGGLTSFTTIDFPGHLAAVVFFQGCAWRCPYCHNPHLLEVDKQGDDWEKLRAFLQPRRGFLDGVVLSGGEPLLQTGLADAINGIKAMGFKVALHTAGANPQRLEKYLSMLDWVGLDIKTTFTEYSQITGIKGSGEQVQQSLKSILASGIAYEVRTTVDPNFFTHKTVIELAESLAAEGVTHYALQECRPVAGYQMQKASLFHDGSLAAQLEKMFSHFTLRYG